From a single Stomoxys calcitrans chromosome 4, idStoCalc2.1, whole genome shotgun sequence genomic region:
- the LOC131997080 gene encoding uncharacterized protein K02A2.6-like, which produces MDSNNFSQVLTQLQETNHAFLAQMLAQNQAILEDVISRNKSSLVIPSFRNFNNGTEQWSTYQFQLEQHMIASSVKCEDTKRSCFLSWVGSDVLELLQRLFDGKAEVQPYKELVTALEKHFGSQQHILAARFKFYNQTRMKENQKYVDWVADLRGVARECNFTCENEYCRQSYVDNKIRDMIVLYTPHKKVRTACLQKSNPSLEEVLQICSIFEATVKASDEIEDTKEPTNEVHAIQRYNVSESKSKGKLTFKNLQSCPGCGKSHQREECYHFKNRTRCNRCSKLGHISKVCQAQGKLGNSQQIHEMEVEESSISHVEAIDTVNNGKNDKLMITIKVNNEELPFQLDTGASCSLIGLDVYKKLKQPLCSPSNKTLKAYGGAMLALKGVVNVDVKVGNQTRNLQLYVVDLENVVNIFGFDWFKEFDFQIKSPYNNLVIENCLQVSNDSLTDLECRLKQVLNNFNEVFSEGLGHCPTFKADITLKSDAVPKFMKPYNIPFALHDKVRQEIDRLVSNGVIEPINSSE; this is translated from the coding sequence GGATTCTAATAATTTTTCGCAGGTTTTGACTCAACTGCAAGAAACCAATCACGCatttttggcacaaatgttggctCAAAACCAAGCTATTTTGGAAGATGTTATTTCGAGGAACAAGAGCTCTTTGGTGATACCTTCGTTCAGAAATTTCAATAATGGAACAGAACAATGGTCAACATATCAATTTCAATTGGAACAGCATATGATAGCAAGTTCTGTAAAATGTGAAGATACGAAGCGGTCTTGTTTTCTTAGCTGGGTTGGATCTGATGTTTTGGAGCTTTTGCAAAGGCTATTTGATGGGAAAGCAGAAGTACAACCATACAAGGAGTTAGTTACCGCATTAGAAAAGCATTTTGGAAGTCAACAGCACATTTTAGCCGctcgatttaaattttataatcaaACAAGAATGAAGGAGAATCAGAAATACGTTGATTGGGTTGCAGATCTAAGAGGTGTAGCCAGAGAATGTAATTTTACGTGTGAAAATGAATACTGCAGACAATCCTACGTCGATAACAAAATAAGGGATATGATTGTGTTATACACTCCACATAAGAAAGTCCGAACAGCTTGTTTGCAAAAATCAAATCCATCTTTAGAAGAGGTGCTGCAAAtttgttcaatttttgaagcaacTGTTAAGGCGTCGGATGAGATCGAAGATACTAAGGAGCCGACAAATGAAGTTCACGCTATTCAACGTTATAATGTTTCAGAAAGTAAATCAAAGGGAAAGCTTACTTTCAAGAATTTACAGTCTTGTCCAGGCTGTGGAAAGTCTCATCAGAGAGAAGAATGTTATCACTTTAAGAATAGAACCAGATGCAATAGATGCTCGAAGCTTGGACATATATCGAAAGTATGTCAAGCACAAGGTAAGCTTGGAAATAGTCAACAAATTCATGAAATGGAGGTAGAGGAATCGTCTATAAGTCACGTTGAAGCAATCGACACCGTCAATAATGGAAAGAATGATAAACTCATGATCACTATTAAGGTAAATAACGAAGAATTGCCATTTCAATTAGACACTGGAGCTTCATGCTCATTGATTGGACTTGACGTCTACAAGAAATTAAAACAACCTTTGTGTAGTCCAAGTAATAAAACATTAAAAGCGTATGGAGGAGCTATGTTGGCTCTAAAAGGGGTGGTTAATGTGGATGTTAAGGTCGGCAACCAAACACGAAATTTACAACTTTACGTTGTTgatttggaaaatgttgtgaACATATTTGGATTCGATTGGTTTAAAGAATTTGATTTTCAGATAAAAAGTCCATACAATAACCTAGTGATCGAAAACTGCTTGCAAGTTTCAAATGACTCTCTTACGGATTTAGAATGTAGATTGAAACAAGTCTTAAacaatttcaatgaagttttttCTGAAGGACTTGGACACTGTCCAACGTTTAAAGCAGATATTACCCTTAAGTCCGATGCAGTTCCAAAATTTATGAAACCTTACAATATTCCATTTGCGTTACACGACAAAGTTCGACAGGAAATTGACCGTTTGGTCTCCAATGGCGTCATAGAGCCAATAAATTCGAGTGAATGA